One genomic window of bacterium includes the following:
- a CDS encoding RNA-binding transcriptional accessory protein, with protein sequence MNFEIWIKQACPGISFKAANAVLELSAEGATLPFIARYRKEKTGGLDEVAIQAVLDAKENYETVLKRQAYILDEIKKQDKLTDALKKKIESSFELSVLEDLYLPYKQKKKTKATLAKEAGLEPFANWLWDCGHGNCEAKEGETPDKVALAYINADKKINTAEDAIKGAQDILIERLSENADLKQKVRNIVFDKAFLHSEKGKNAKPHSKFEPYFEFAESVQRLMEANNSHRYLAIRRGWMEQELAIQFEFAPDSAQSMEEVLLELYQQEACTKDGFLGKDLLHRAARMALKVYVLSSIENEVHKTLRESADLAAITVFAENVKKLLLAAPFGSKAVLGVDPGIRTGCKLAVIDAAGKYVSDAVMHLNTEANKQAAAKGLLAVIAAYDIKAIAVGNGTAGRETESFVRKTLKDAGVKVDVTMVNESGASIYSASETAREEFPKLDVTVRGAISIARRLQDPLAELVKIEPKSIGVGQYQHDVSQIALKKRLDLVVDVCVNSVGVDLNTASYHLLSRVAGIGPGLAKTIVEHREKNGLFTSKQDLLKVSRFTEKTLEQAAGFLRIPQAKHPLDNTGVHPERYAVLTEVAEKMGQTLKSLMGPAGVKALRASEHGKNLKELMGEYTYEDVLKELEKPGRDPRESFAAFSYRDDISEVKDLVADMICPGIVTNVTNFGAFVDIGVHQDGLVHISQMSHDFVKDPRDVVSPGDHVTVKVMEVNLDKKQIALSMRLSEQGDHQQSHKQSAANSSPGRHKGPRKYNPGQRSGGSPAKPKQNGQAKATHNPFASLADFKVKK encoded by the coding sequence ATGAATTTTGAAATATGGATCAAGCAAGCATGCCCTGGAATTAGTTTTAAAGCCGCCAATGCCGTATTGGAATTGAGTGCAGAAGGGGCAACGCTGCCATTTATTGCCCGTTATCGTAAAGAAAAAACAGGGGGGCTGGATGAAGTGGCCATTCAAGCCGTTTTGGATGCCAAAGAAAATTATGAAACTGTACTTAAACGTCAGGCCTACATATTAGACGAGATTAAAAAACAAGATAAACTAACAGACGCCTTAAAAAAGAAAATTGAAAGCAGTTTTGAACTGTCGGTTTTGGAAGATTTGTATTTACCTTACAAACAAAAGAAAAAAACCAAAGCCACTTTGGCCAAAGAAGCGGGCTTAGAGCCTTTTGCCAATTGGTTGTGGGACTGTGGGCACGGAAACTGTGAAGCAAAAGAGGGTGAGACACCGGATAAAGTGGCCTTGGCTTACATCAATGCCGATAAAAAAATCAACACTGCCGAAGACGCCATCAAAGGTGCTCAAGATATTTTGATTGAACGGTTGAGTGAAAATGCAGATCTGAAGCAAAAAGTAAGAAACATTGTTTTTGATAAAGCCTTTTTGCATAGTGAAAAAGGCAAAAATGCCAAGCCGCATAGCAAATTTGAACCTTATTTTGAATTTGCCGAGTCTGTACAAAGGCTCATGGAAGCCAACAACTCCCACCGTTATTTGGCCATACGCAGGGGTTGGATGGAGCAAGAATTGGCCATTCAGTTTGAGTTTGCGCCAGACAGTGCGCAAAGCATGGAAGAGGTCTTGTTGGAGCTCTATCAACAAGAAGCCTGTACAAAGGACGGCTTTTTGGGCAAAGATTTATTGCACAGAGCAGCGCGCATGGCCTTAAAGGTCTATGTTTTATCAAGTATAGAAAATGAAGTGCATAAAACCCTGCGTGAATCGGCGGACTTGGCAGCCATCACAGTGTTTGCAGAAAATGTGAAGAAGTTATTGTTGGCTGCGCCATTTGGTTCTAAAGCAGTTCTGGGAGTAGACCCTGGGATAAGAACGGGATGCAAATTGGCAGTGATTGATGCTGCCGGTAAATACGTGTCTGATGCAGTTATGCATCTTAATACAGAAGCCAATAAACAAGCAGCGGCCAAAGGCTTGTTGGCAGTTATTGCTGCCTATGACATCAAAGCCATTGCTGTGGGAAATGGCACCGCCGGTAGAGAAACGGAGAGTTTTGTTCGCAAAACTTTAAAAGATGCCGGTGTTAAAGTGGATGTGACCATGGTCAATGAGTCTGGGGCCAGTATTTACAGTGCCAGTGAAACGGCCAGAGAAGAGTTTCCCAAGCTGGATGTCACCGTGCGTGGTGCTATATCCATAGCCCGTCGCTTACAAGACCCTTTGGCGGAGTTGGTTAAAATTGAGCCAAAAAGCATTGGGGTGGGGCAATACCAGCATGACGTCTCACAAATAGCCCTAAAAAAACGCTTGGACTTGGTGGTGGACGTTTGTGTGAACTCCGTGGGTGTGGATTTGAATACAGCATCCTACCATCTGCTGTCGCGTGTAGCCGGCATTGGGCCAGGACTCGCAAAAACCATTGTTGAACATAGAGAGAAAAACGGTCTATTTACCTCCAAGCAAGATTTGCTCAAGGTTTCACGCTTCACAGAAAAAACTTTAGAGCAGGCCGCTGGATTTTTACGGATTCCGCAAGCCAAGCACCCACTAGATAATACAGGGGTTCATCCCGAGCGCTATGCTGTTTTAACAGAAGTGGCAGAAAAAATGGGTCAGACCTTAAAAAGTTTAATGGGCCCTGCTGGCGTAAAAGCCTTGCGCGCCAGTGAACACGGCAAAAACTTAAAAGAGCTCATGGGTGAATATACTTATGAAGACGTGCTTAAGGAGCTGGAAAAACCAGGCCGTGATCCGCGTGAGAGCTTTGCCGCATTTTCTTACCGAGATGATATCAGTGAAGTCAAAGATTTGGTTGCCGACATGATCTGTCCAGGAATTGTCACCAATGTCACCAATTTTGGTGCCTTTGTCGATATTGGTGTGCATCAAGATGGCTTGGTGCATATTTCACAAATGTCGCATGATTTTGTTAAAGATCCCAGAGATGTGGTGAGTCCGGGTGACCATGTCACGGTCAAAGTGATGGAAGTCAATTTAGATAAAAAACAAATTGCCTTGAGCATGCGCTTGTCTGAGCAGGGAGATCATCAGCAAAGTCACAAGCAATCAGCAGCAAACAGTTCACCTGGTAGACATAAAGGGCCAAGAAAATACAATCCTGGACAACGCTCCGGGGGGTCTCCAGCAAAACCAAAACAAAATGGCCAAGCCAAAGCCACACACAACCCCTTTGCATCTTTAGCAGATTTTAAAGTAAAAAAATAA